One Hemibagrus wyckioides isolate EC202008001 linkage group LG09, SWU_Hwy_1.0, whole genome shotgun sequence DNA segment encodes these proteins:
- the prox2 gene encoding prospero homeobox protein 2 produces MNLTPPDQSIHKPNEVCVEDNKADLMLPCFRRDMYEEPLSSYHNAPLISHLLRKTIHNKRSVLNNNQLYMPATSIAGSSMVESRPSLTESAQDDWSNLASKDGQLESASPECPLSEHVQAKRARVENIIRGMASSPSDKSHAERENAESEVSRYGREVYKENKRKQKLPQHQEHNHAGISASNHDANESREEECHKLRKQLQSMQRLLHQLQEKFLQMYDHSNTESEEKGEQKDSHGLDVSVNSDKSNTLENKDSWKLASGCLSLQRDQKNLQEMLKCELSRAISESVDLVFRRLSVILENQSPQLHLCQSPERTNMEKPEQQLYSRETSDLETATKPMPAECYESTPSHSPEHQTEALSLVVRKPPLNPLGSVSHAVKRPYPLHQSPFQFSHSTPLHDSQILEHLLKYGPHANFSGISCLPPSLDRSSTDSSVALSWESIAMRSKVSSGHLGQHHRPGALAQVAIEGLCLPHVKMECGELQSMAERSGFMPLSIQEGLTPNHLKKAKLMFFYTRYPSSNILKTFFPDVKFNRCITSQLIKWFSNFREFYYIQMEKFARQAIMDGVSDVKDISVTRDSEVFRALNMHYNKANDFQVPERFLEVAEITLHEFYSAISLSKDSDPSWKKAIYKIICKLDSELPDQFKSPSYL; encoded by the exons ATGAATCTGACGCCACCAGACCAAAGCATTCATAAGCCTAATGAGGTCTGCGTGGAGGACAACAAAGCAGATCTAATGCTCCCGTGCTTTCGCCGAGACATGTACGAGGAGCCTCTCTCCTCCTACCACAATGCACCGctcatctctcatctcttaCGGAAAACCATCCACAATAAGCGTTCCGTTCTTAACAACAACCAACTCTACATGCCAGCGACCTCCATTGCTGGTTCCAGCATGGTTGAATCAAGACCTAGTCTGACCGAGTCTGCTCAGGATGACTGGAGTAACCTGGCTTCCAAGGACGGCCAGCTGGAATCAGCTTCTCCTGAATGTCCACTGAGCGAGCATGTCCAAGCCAAACGAGCCAGGGTGGAGAACATCATACGAGGCATGGCGAGCTCACCGAGCGACAAGTCACACGCAGAACGAGAGAATGCTGAGAGCGAAGTCAGCAGGTATGGCAGAGAGGtttataaagaaaacaaacGCAAACAGAAGCTTCCTCAGCACCAGGAGCACAACCATGCTGGAATTTCAGCCTCAAACCATGATGCTAATGAAAGCAGAGAGGAAGAGTGTCACAAGCTAAGAAAACAACTCCAGAGCATGCAACGGCTCTTGCACCAACTCCAGGAGAAGTTCCTACAGATGTATGACcacagtaacacagagagtgaaGAGAAAGGGGAACAGAAAGACAGTCATGGGCTTGACGTGAGTGTGAATTCTGACAAAAGCAACACACTTGAAAACAAAGATAGCTGGAAACTAGCGAGTGGTTGTTTGAGCTTGCAGAGGGATCAAAAGAACCTCCAGGAAATGCTCAAATGTGAGCTTTCCAGGGCTATAAGTGAAAGCGTCGATCTGGTGTTTAGAAGACTTTCTGTGATCCTCGAGAACCAATCACCACAGCTACACCTGTGTCAGAGTCCAGAGCGCACAAATATGGAGAAACCAGAGCAGCAACTATATTCTAGAGAGACGTCTGACTTAGAGACTGCCACAAAACCAATGCCTGCAGAGTGCTATGAAAGCACACCGTCTCACAGTCCGGAGCATCAGACGGAAGCTTTATCTCTAGTGGTCCGAAAACCTCCATTAAACCCTTTGGGTTCAGTAAGCCATGCAGTAAAGAGGCCCTATCCTCTGCACCAATCTCCATTCCAGTTCAGTCACAGCACTCCTCTGCATGACAGCCAAATCCTGGAGCACCTCCTCAAGTATGGACCTCATGCTAATTTCAGTGGGATCTCATGCCTCCCTCCGTCTTTGGACAGATCATCCACAGATTCTTCAGTGGCTCTTTCTTGGGAAAGCATTGCTATGAGGTCAAAGGTAAGCTCTGGTCATCTCGGGCAGCACCATCGTCCCGGGGCTCTCGCTCAAGTGGCAATAGAAGGCCTTTGCCTCCCGCATGTGAAGATGGAGTGTGGAGAACTGCAGAGTATGGCGGAAAGGAGCGGCTTCATGCCACTCAGTAT CCAAGAGGGACTAACGCCTAACCATTTGAAGAAAGCCAAGCTGATGTTCTTCTACACACGGTACCCAAGTTCAAACATCCTGAAGACCTTTTTCCCTGATGTCAAG TTTAATCGCTGCATCACCTCCCAGCTAATCAAGTGGTTCAGTAACTTCCGAGAGTTCTACTACATTCAGATGGAGAAGTTTGCTCGGCAGGCCATCATGGATGGAGTGAGTGACGTGAAGGACATCTCTGTTACCAGAGACTCCGAAGTCTTCCGTGCTCTTAACATGCACTACAACAAAGCCAACGATTTCCAG GTGCCTGAGCGCTTCTTGGAGGTGGCTGAAATCACCCTGCATGAATTTTATAGCGCCATCTCTCTCAGCAAAGATTCCGACCCGTCGTGGAAAAAAGCCATTTACAAAATCATCTGTAAACTGGACAGTGAACTTCCTGATCAGTTCAAGTCTCCTTCATACTTGTAG